The Rhododendron vialii isolate Sample 1 chromosome 5a, ASM3025357v1 genome contains a region encoding:
- the LOC131326982 gene encoding heavy metal-associated isoprenylated plant protein 35-like, which translates to MATEPPATAEEPAEQPLTYKTHVLKVSIHCEGCKRKVKKVLLSIEGVYKADIDAKQQKVTVTGNVEADALLKKLIKSNKHAELWPQPPQRKEKKQKKSKKKEKQTDPDSSHDEDAPGGGPEPDKPPVKAEVVHEPAKISGGGGGVPVKVSGGAVRFSEVEAKNSVVGGGQVVGGAVKFSDVGAKTGSGGNVVEVKVEGKKPETGPAGSQSPAAEKKGGGGESDDCTEKSGGNGSNGKKKKKKGQKVVFEGEPSSGGAAASTMPPPNHYGGGPPQVHLSPPSHHGHQYPPPPHHYFAPPQPHQPVYAVSYNTAHPTSSYTTSYYTSPQPHSYAYAYSRPETEPQPPDFESYPRQLPLDSDSYPRQPLDSFELFSDENPNGCSIM; encoded by the exons atGGCGACCGAACCACCAGCGACGGCAGAAGAGCCCGCAGAACAACCCCTCACGTACAAG ACCCATGTCTTGAAAGTCTCCATCCACTGCGAAGGCTGCAAACGGAAAGTCAAGAAAGTCCTCCTTTCCATTGAAG GTGTTTACAAAGCGGACATCGACGCAAAGCAGCAAAAAGTCACGGTCACGGGCAACGTCGAAGCGGACGCTCTCCTCAAGAAATTGATCAAATCCAATAAACACGCGGAGCTATGGCCCCAACCCCCCCAGCggaaagagaagaaacagaaaaaatccaagaagaaagagaaacagacCGACCCAGATAGCAGTCACGACGAAGATGCCCCCGGCGGCGGCCCTGAACCGGACAAACCACCGGTGAAAGCAGAAGTCGTCCATGAACCTGCTAAAATTAgcggcggcggtggcggtgTTCCGGTTAAAGTTAGCGGCGGCGCGGTCAGATTTAGTGAAGTTGAGGCTAAAAACAGTGTCGTAGGCGGCGGACAGGTGGTGGGTGGTGCGGTCAAATTTAGCGACGTTGGGGCTAAAACTGGCAGTGGTGGAAATGTGGTGGAGGTGAAAGTAGAAGGGAAGAAGCCGGAGACGGGTCCAGCCGGTAGCCAGTCACCGGCTGCGGAGAAAAAGGGAGGTGGTGGTGAGAGTGATGATTGCACTGAGAAAAGCGGTGGCAATGGCAGTAAtggtaaaaagaagaaaaagaaggggcaaAAGGTGGTGTTCGAGGGGGAACCATCAAGTGGTGGTGCAGCggcaagcacaatgccaccaCCGAATCATTACGGTGGTGGGCCACCCCAAGTTCATCTCAGCCCTCCAAGTCACCACGGGCATCAATACCCCCCACCACCGCATCATTACTTTGCCCCACCACAGCCACATCAACCTGTGTACGCAGTGAGTTACAACACGGCGCATCCAACCAGCAGCTACACGACGTCATATTATACGTCACCGCAACCGCACTCATACGCATACGCGTACTCGCGTCCGGAAACGGAACCTCAGCCGCCGGATTTCGAGTCGTATCCGAGGCAGCTGCCGTTAGATTCCGATTCGTATCCGCGGCAGCCGTTAGATTCGTTTGAGTTGTTTAGTGATGAGAACCCAAATGGGTGCTCAATCATGTGA